A region of the Candidatus Methylomirabilota bacterium genome:
GGCGCGGGCTCGCTTGCTCAGTACAGCATTGCGCCGCGAACCCGCGCCACGCCTGTGCCCTCCTCACGTTATCCAGCTATTCGCCGTCTTTGTCCTCGGGTAAGTCGCGGGCGCCAACGGTACGTTCGCGGTATTCGGCTGGGATCTCGCGGCCGGCATCCGTGAACGCGCGGCGGACCGCCTCCACGTTGGGGCCGAAGATCGATTTGCGATTGCTGCGTGCCCAGGCGTTGGAGTCCTCGACGGCGGCGAGCGAGCCCTGGAAGCGCGGCATGACGTAGCGCGCGAACAGCTCGTACGAGCGGAGCGTCTGCTCGCGGTTCGCCCACTCGTGGGCGCGGAAGAGCACGCCGCCGAATCCGCCGCCGCTGTACTCCTGCAGTCGCTGGATGCCGCGCACCACCGTGTCCGGCGAGCCCACCAGCGTGGTGCCCATCTTCACGCCCTCGCGCAGCGGATCGTCGGAGCGGCCGGGGGGGCGGCCCAGCGTCTCCTCGAAGTAGGTGACGGTCTCGCGGCGCTCGCCCTTCGACACGTCGCGCAGCGCTCCCTCGTCATCGTCGGAGACGTGCGTGTTCACGACCACGCGCCACTTCTTCCGATCCATGGTCTGGCCGTGTTTGGCCGCGGTCTCCTCGCCGATCTTCCATTGGCCGGCGAGGGCCTCCGGGCCGCCCGGCAGTCCCGCGCCGATGGAGAGCACGCCGAGGCCGTGCTTGGCCGCCGACATGACCCCGAAGGGCGTGATGGTGCTGGCGACCGCGATGGGGAAGTGCGGGTCGGTGTAGGGCGCGAGATGCAGGCGCGCCTCGCGCAGCTCGAACCAGTCCGTCTTCATCGTGACGGGCTCCTCGCAGCGCAGGAGGCGCATGATTGCGTCGAGGGCCTCGTCCATCCGCGGGCGCTGGGTGACGGGCTCGATGCCCATCATGTAGGCGTCGGAGGGTAGGGCGCCGGGACCGCAGCCGAGCATGGTCCGTCCGCGTGTCATGTGATCGAGCTGCACGAAGCGGTTGGCGACCATCAGTGGATGGTGATACGGCAGGCTCGTCACGCCGGAGCCGAGCATGATGTGGCGGGTGCGCTGGGCGGCGGCGGCGATGAAGACCTCGGGGGAGGCGATCGTCTCCCAGCCCGCGGAGTGATGCTCGCCCACCCACACCTCGTCGTAACCCAGGTGATCCATCCACTCGATGAGCTCCATGTCGCGGTCCATCGAGAGCGTGGGGTTCTCGCCGACCCGGTGGAAGGGCGCGAGGAAGATGCCGAACTTGAGGCCGCGATGGGGCATGTCGTCTCCTTTGAGCGGGTCTTCACCGAGGCTAGCACATCGAGCGCGGTTGACGCGGAGCCTCCGCCGATGCGATGGTCGGGGCCGACATGGCTGCGCTTCGCTGGGGTCAGCCCGCGCCCGGATTCTCGCTGCCGTCGACGCTGGGGCGTCCCGTCACCCTGGAGGAGTATCGGGGCCAGGATGTGGTGCTCGCGTTCTACTGCTACGACTGGGGCAACATCTGAACGCCCGAGCTCACCGGCCTGGGTCAGGCCGCGGACGAGCTCGCCCGTCGGGGCGCGGCGATGCTGGCGATCAGCGGGGACTCGCCCTTCTGCCACGAGGCCTACATGAAGGCCCGGCGGTTTCCCTTCCCGCTGCTGAGTGACGTCCACCGGACCGCCATCGCCGCCTACGGCGTACACGACACCGATCGGAACGTGGCGTACCGCTCGACCTTCGTGGTGGATCGCGACGGGAACCTGCGTTGGGGCCAGGCGGGCGACCGACAGATGGTGCGCGAGAGCGCGGAGATCTTCCGCGTGCTCGACGTGATCGCGCGGCTTCGCTGATCTCCTCTTCCCCCGGGGCGTACCATCGATCCTAAAGGGGGCACTGCTATGCCACGCGAGCGCATCGTCATCATCGGCGCGTCTCTGGCCGGGGCCACCGCCGCCGCCGGCCTGCGCGAAGGCGGCTTCGAGGGCGACATCACCCTGGTGGGCGCGGAGGCGCGGCCGCCATACAACCGTCCGCCGCTGTCCAAGGGCTATCTGCGCGGCCAGGAGAAGTTCGAGGACCAGCTCGTCAAGCCCGCCGACTACTACTCGGGCGCGCGCATCGATTTGCGCCTGGGGGCGCGGGTCACCAGCGTCGATCCGACGCGCAAGCACGTGTCGCTCGAGGGCGGCGAGCGGCTCCCGTACGACAAGCTGCTCGTGACGACGGGTAGCCGCAACCGCACGCTCGAGGCGCCGGGCGCCGACCTCGCCGGCATCCTGCAGCTCCGCACCGTGGAAGACTCGGACCGTATCCGCTCCGCCGCCCAGCGGGGGCGGCGGGCGGTGCTGGTGGGCTTCGGCTTCATCGGCTGCGAGGTTGCGGCGTCTTTGAGACAAATGGGCGTGGAAGTGGCCGCCATCGATGGCCACCCCGTGCCGCTCGGCCGCGCCCTCGGCCCCGAAGTGGGCGAGGTGCTGGGCGAGATCCATCGCGACAAGGGCGTGGAGCTGGTGCTGGACGACGGCGTGGCCGCGTTCGAGGGCATGGGACGCGTGGAGCGCGTGCGCACGAAGAAAGGCCGCGTGCTGGAGTGCGACTTCGTCGTCGCGGGCATCGGCATCGTGCCCAACGTGGAGCTGCTCGTCTCCGCCGGCGCCGGCGTAGACAACGGGATTCTCGTGGACGAGCATTGCCACACCTCGCTGCCCGACGTGTGGGCGGCGGGCGACGTGGCCAATCACATGCACCCGCTCTTCGGGCGGCTGCGTGTCGAGCACTGGAATCACGCGGACCGCCACGGCCGCGCGGCGGCCCGCTCGCTGCTGGGCGACGACACGCCCTACGACTACGTCCACTCGTTCTGGTCGGATCAGTACGAGCACGTGATCGAGTACGTGGGCTTCGCGCGCAGCTGGGATCGCGTCGTCTTCCGCGGTCGCCGCGAGGAGCGGAAGCTGCTGGCCTTCTACGTGAAGGACGGCGTCCTCCTCGCCGCCGCCGGCATCGATCGCGGCGGAGACCCCGAGGATCCCCAGTCGGACAGCGAGCTGAAGATCGCGGTGGATCTGATCCGCGACCGTGTGCCCGTGGACGCTGGACAGCTTGCTGACGAGAGCGTGGGGCTCCGGACCCTCGCCACCGCCCGTCCCACCTCCCGGTCCGACGCGTGAGCTGGGCGGGCAGGACGCGTCGCCGCCCGCTGAGCGTCGTCCTGCTCGCCCTCGCCGTCCTCGTCCTCGTGGCGCTCGTCTACTACGGTGGCCGGATCATCCTGGTCGGCAACGGCTACGTGGCGAAGACGGTGTGCTCGGGCGTCTTCGTGATGGGACGCAGCCCCCAGCCGGTGCTCGACGAGGAGATCCACCTCAACGATCCCGGTATCCTGCGTCTGGTCGCGGTCGACGTGGACCGGAGCGGGGGGACCGTCACCAGCCGGCTGCTGGGCCTCGGTGGTCGGACGGCCGTCTTTCGCCAGGGCCTCGGGTGCACGCTCGCCCTGGGCGTCACTCCGCGCGACCTCGCGGCGCGTGGGCTGCCGTTGCCCGGTGCGATGCCGGCCACCATCCGCACGCCGTGGCCGGCGCCGACTGGCGCGCCCGCCGCGCCGCTCGATCCGGCGGCGGTGACCGCGGCGCTCGACGAGGCCTTCGCCGAGCCCGGCGCCATTCCCTCGCGCCGCACGCGCGCCGTCGTGGTGGCGCAGAACGGCCGCGTCATCGCCGAGCGCTACGCTCCCGGCTACGGCGCGGACTCGCCGCTGCCCGGGTGGTCGATGACCAAGAGCGTGGTCAACGCGCTGGTGGGCGTGCTGGTGCGCGAGGGGCGGCTGGCGCTCGACGAGCCGCTGCGAGTTCCGGAGTGGGCGACGGTGGGGGACCCGCGCGGCGCGATCACGCTGCGGCAGGCTCTCCAGATGTCCAGCGGGCTCCAGTTCTCCGAGAGCTACGGCAATCCCCTCGGCGACGTGCTCTGGATGCTGTTCGGCACGGGGGACGCGGCGCGCTTCGCCGCCGGCAAATCACTCACCGCGCCGCCGGGTACCCAGTGGTCCTACGCGAGCGGCACCACCAACATTATCGCCCGCGCCCTTCGCCGCGCGGTCGGCGGCGGCGACGAGGACTACTGGCTCTTCCCGCGGCGGGCGCTCTTCGAGCCGCTCGGCATGGCGAGCGCGGTGCTGGAGCCGGACGCCGCCGGTGACTTCGTGGGCTCGTCGTTCATGCTTGCCACCGCGCAGGACTGGGCCCGCTTCGGCACCCTCTACCTGCAGGACGGCATCTGGGGCGACAGGCGGGTGCTGCCCGAGGGCTGGGTCACCTTCAGTACTGCGCCGGCGCCCGCCGCACCGGACGGCGTCTACGCCGCCCATTTCTGGCGCCGCCTCGGGCGCGACGCCTACGCGCCGTCGGGCGAGGACAGGCTTCCCGCGGACGCCTACCACGCCATCGGCCACGAGGGGCAGATCATGACGATCATTCCCTCGCGCCGGCTGGTCGTGGTGCGGCTGGGCCTCGCCGTCGGTCGCGGCGCGTGGGACCAGGCGGCGTTCCTGCGGCGCCTACTCGGAGCGCGATGACTCCGCCGCGCCCATCGCGGCCACCCACACCGACTTCACGTTGACGAACTCGCGGATGCCGAACTCGGACAGCTCGCGCCCGTAGCCCGACCGCTTGACGCCCCCGAAGGGCAGCCGCGGATCGGACTTCACCATGCCGTTGACGAACACCGCGCCCGACTCGACGTGGGCGGCGAGCTTCTCCGCCCCCGGAAGATCGCGGCTCCAGATGGACGCGCCCAGGCCGAAGGGGGAGTCGTTGGCGAGGTGCACCGCGTCCATGCCGTCCTTGGCGCGGATCACCGCGGCCACCGGCCCGAAGGTCTCCTCGTCGAAGGCGGGCATGCCCTTGTCCACTCCGGCGAGCAGGGTGGGCGGGTAGAACGCGCCCGGCCCCTTCGGGATCTCGCCCCCGAGGAGCACGCGCGCGCCCCGCTTCTTCGACTCCTCCACCTGCCGGTGGAGCGCGTCGCGAAGCTCGAGCCGGGCCTGCGGGCCGACCTGGGTCTCGCGCGAAAGGGGGTCACCCATGCGCCGCGCCGCCAGCTCCGTCTTGAAGAGGTCGAGGAAGCGATCGGCGACCGACTCGACCACGATGAAGCGCTTGGCTGCGATGCAGCTCTGACCGCTGTTGACGAGCCGCGCGTCGGCGGCGCCCCGCGCGGTGAAGGCGAGGTCGGCGTCGCCCAGCACGATGAAGGGATCGCTGCCGCCGAGCTCGAGCACCGTCTTCTTCAGCTCGCGGCCCGCCTGCTCCGCGACCTTGGCGCCCACCACGTCGCTGCCGGTGAGGGTGAGGGCCGCGATGCGCCGGTCGGCGATGAGCGGGCTCACCGCCGAGGATTCCAGCAGCACGGTGCGGAAGAGGGCGCGCGGGAAGCCCGCCTGCCGGAGCACCTCCTCGATCTGCAGCGCGCAGCGCGAGACATTGGACGCGTGCTTGAGGATGGCCCCGTTGCCCGCCATCAAGGCCGGCGCCGCGAAGCGGAACACCTGCCAGAAGGGGAAGTTCCACGGCATGATCGCCAGCACCACGCCGAGTGGATCGTAGCGGACGTAGCTCCGCAGCGCGTCCGTCTCGCGCGGGTCCACCCGGAGCATCGCCTCGGCGTGGTCCGCGTAGTATTCGCAGGTCCACGCGCACTTCTCGGCCTCGGCCTCGCCCTGGGCGATGGGCTTGCCCATCTCGGCCGTCATCGTGCGCGCGAATTCGGTCATGCGCGTGCGCAGGATGCGGGCGGCCTCCCGCATGGGCTTGGCGCGCTCGACGATCGGTACCGCGCGCCACTCCTGGAAGGCCGCGTGCGCGCCGCTCACGATACGTTCGAGCTCCGCGGGGGACGTGGGATCGAACTTCTCCACCACCTCGCCGGTCGCCGGATTGATGGTTTGAATGCTCATGATTACCCTCCTCGCTTCGCTCGGAGCCCGCGCTTTGCGCGGGACCCCATCATGTATCCGCTCGCCTCGCCTTCGGCTGCGGCTCGCCCACCAACTGCCATCGTCTCGCCGCGCTCGCGCGCGTGCAACCGGGAGGGTAAGCTGGCGTGAGGAGGTGGCGATGAAGGCGGCGGACGTGATCGCGCGGTGTCTGGAGAACGAGGGGGTCCGCTACGTGTTCGGCGTGCCCGGCGAAGAGATCCTCGACATCATCGATTCGCTGGTGGACTCCCGCATCCAGTTCGTGCCCACCCGCCACGAGCAGGGCGCCGCGTTCATGGCGGACGCGTGGGGGCGGCTCACCGGCCGGGCCGGCGTGTGTCTCGCGACGCTCGGGCCGGGCGCCACCAATCTCGCCACCGGCATCGCCGACGCCAATCTCGACCGCGCGCCGCTGGTGGCCATCACCGGCCAGGCCGGCCGCGACCGCGTGCACAAGGAGTCGCATCAGTACGTGGACATCGTGGAGTCCATGCGCCCGCTCACTAAGTGGAACACGCGCCTCGAGACGGCCGCGGTGGCGCCCGAGGTGATCCGCAAGGCCTTCAAGCTCGCGGAGTCGGAGAAGCCCGGCGCCTGCCACATCGAGGTGCCGGAAGACGTGGCGGACGAGACCGCGGAGGGCCACCCCTTGTCCACCGAGCGGGCCCGCCGGCCCTCGCCCGACCGCGCCGCTCTCCAGGCGGCGGCCCAGCTCATCGAGGACGCGTCGTTCCCCCTCATCTTCGCGGGCAACGGGGTCGTCCGCGGCCGCGCCGCCGGAGCGCTACGCGCGTTCTCCCGTCGCCACGGCATCCCGGTGGTCAACACGTTCATGGCCAAAGGGTGTCTGCCCTACGACGACCCGCTCTGCCTCTTCACCGCCGGCCTCCAGGCCCGCGACTACGTCTCGTGCGGGTTCGAGAAGGCCGACCTCATCCTCTCGATCGGTTACGACCCGGTGGAATACGCACCGCGCTTCTGGAATCCCGAGCGGAAGAAGACCATCGTCCACGTGGACTTCACGCCCGCCGAGGTGGACAGCTACTACCAGCCCGCGGTGGAGGTGGTGGCGGACGTGCGCGAGACCCTGGAGCTCCTCGGCGACCTCGTGAAGGGACAGAAGGACCCCGCGCCCTTCGCGGTGCTCCGGCGCTTCATCCTGGAGCAGATCGAGGAGGGCGCGGGTGACGACACGTTCCCCATCAAGCCCCAGCGCATCCTGCGGGATCTCCGCAGCGTGATGGCCCGCGACGACGTCCTGATCTCGGACGTGGGGACGCACAAGCTCTGGGTGGCGCGCACCTTCCCGGCCTACGAGGCCAACACCGTGCTGATCTCGAATGGCTACGCCGCGATGGGCTTCGCGCTGCCCGCCGCCATCGCGGCCCGTCTCGCCCAACCCGATCAACGGGTCATCGCGGTGTGCGGCGACGGCGGCTTCCTCATGAACGTCCAGGAGCTGGAGACGGCGCAGCGCCTCGGCGTCGCCCTCGTCTGCGTGATCTTCCGCGACGGCGGCTACAACTTGATCGAGTGGAAGCAGCAGAACCAGAAGGGCCGGACGGCCGGCGTGCGCTTCGGCAATCCCGACTTCGTGACTCTGGCGCGCGCCTTCGGCGCCAAGGGCATCACGGTGGGCGCCCCGCGCGACCTCGTTCCCGCGCTGCGGGAGGCGATGGCGCACCCGGGTGTCGCCATCGTGGACGTGCCGGTCGACTATGGCGAGAACGCGCGGCTCACCGCGCGACTCGGCCAGCTCGTCTGCCCTATCTAGTCCCGAAGAGCCGGTCGCCCGCGTCCCCGAGCCCGGGCACGATGTAGCCGTGATCGTCGAGGTGGCTGTCCACCGCGGCGGTGTAGACGGGCACGTCGGGGTGCTGCGCGTGGAAGTGGCGCAGTCCCTCGGGGCAGGAGACCAGGCAGACGAACTTGATGGAGCGCGGGTTCGTCTCCTTGAGCCGGTTGACCGCGGCGACTGCCGAGTTCCCCGTGGCCACCATTGGGTCCATCACGATGGCGTCGCGGTCGTGCATGACCTTGGGCACCTTCGCGTAGTATTCGACGGCGGCGAGGGTCGCGTGATCTCGGTAGATCCCGATGTGACCGACCCGCGCGCTGGGCAGGATGCGCAGCATGCCGTCGAGGATGCCCGTGCCGGCGCGAAGGATGGCGACCAGCACGATCTTCTTACCGTCCAGCACGGAGGCGCTCATGCGGGCGAGAGGCGTCTGAACGACGGTGGCCTGGGTGGGCAGGTCGCGCGTGACCTCGTAGGCCAGCAGCATCCCGATCTCGGCGACGAGGGCGCGGAACTCGGAGGTGCTCGTCTCCTTGCGCCGGAGCAGGGAGAGCTTGTGCTGGACCAGGGGATGATCGATGACGTGGACGTCGCCCGCCATGCGTGTCTCCGCCCGTGGCCGTGCGCGGCGGCCGCCGCCTCGCCGCGCGCCCTAGTCCCGCGTGAAGCGGGGCATCACGCGGGTGGCGAGTAGCTCCATCGAGCGCTTCCAGAGGGCGGGGCGGTCCCAGTCGTGCCCGGCCATGAGGAGGGTGCCGAACGGACCGATCTCCTCGCGCAACGCGACCAGTTGATCGAGCACCCGGGACGGGCTCCCGGCGATGATCATGCCGCGCTTGACCGCATCCACCGTCGTCTCGGCGTCGGGGAGATCGACGTCGGGCTTGATCATGAACAGCGCCTTCCGGCCCAGCGAGAACGAGTGGATGAAGAACTTGTAGTAGAAGGAAAGCCCCGAGGCGGGATCCGCGAGGTACTCCTCGGCCTCGGCGTCGCTCTCGGTCACGAGCACGCTCCGCGACACGCGCCACACGCCGGGATCGGGACGGCGCCCCACCGCCTCGCAGCCCTCCACGTACTTCTCCCAGTGGCCTCGCAGGTAGCGCTTGTGGAAGAAATTGCCGGAGACCGGGATCCAGCCCTTCTCGCCCGCCACCTTCGCGGTGGACGAGTTGGGCGTGATGATCGAGATGGCGATCGGCGGGTGCGGCTGCTGGAGCGGGCGGGGGATGTAGCCCACCTTGAACTCGGGCCAGATCGCGTCCTTCAGGGCGAATTTCCAGAAGCGGCCGTTGATCTCGTAGGGCGGGTCTTGGGCCCAGAGCCGGAGCACGATGTCGATCGACTCCTGCACCATCTGCGGTCGCAGCTCGGCCTGACCCACGTCGAACATCTCGAGGTCCGACACCAGCCCGCCGGGGCCGATGCCCATGATGAAGCGCCCGCCCGAGAGCTGGTCGAACATGGCGGCGTGCGCGGCGACCAGGCCGGGATGCACCTGGGGGAGATTCAGCACGCCGGTGCCGAGGCGGATCTGCGTGGTCAGAGGGATCACGGTGGCGAGGAAGATCAGGGGCGAGGTGATCCGCTCGCTCCATGACGAGAAATGCTCGCCCACGTACGCCTCGGAGAAGCCCAGGCGGTCGGCGAGGATCACCGCCTCGCGGTCTTCCTCGAGGAGCTGCGCGTAGTTCTTCCCCGGGTGATGGAACGGCATCGTGAACATCCCGAGCTTGACGGGCACGCTCACCGATTCGCCCTCGGGATCTTGCCGATGCCGGGCAGGCGGCCGAGGAAGTTGCCGGTGACGCCGCCGTCCACCACGAGATCGTGGCCGTTGATGTAGCGGGCGTCGGGTCCGAGGAGGAACGCCACCACGTCGGCCATGTCCTCCGGCCCCGCGACGCGGCCCAGCGGAACCAGCGCGTCGCGCGCCGCCGCGACTTCGCCATCGGCGTACACGGGTTCCGTCATGCCAGTGCGGACCATCCCCGGAGAGACCGCGTTCACGCGGATGCCGTCGCGGCCGAGCTCCTGCGCGAGCACCTTCACCAGCATGATCACCGCGGCCTTGGTGGGTCCGTAGGCGCCGAGGTTCGCGTGTGCGTTGCTGCCGGACATCGAGCCGATCGCCACCATGGCGCCGCGCGCGGCCTTCAGCGCGGGGTACGCGGCCTTGGCGAGAAGCCAGGTCGCGCGCGTGTTCACGGCGAAGAGGCGATCCCAGTCCTCGACGGTGTAGTCCACCAGCGGCCCGGGCCGGTTGATGCCGGCGTTGCTGACGAGGCCGTCGAGCCCGCCGAAATTCGTCACCGCCTCGGCCACCACCCGGCCAGGCGCGTCCGCACTGCCCATGTCGCCGGCGAGAGGCAGCGCCGCGGCGCCGAGATCGGCCAGCTCGGCGGCGACTTGCTGCAGCGCCGGCGTCACCGCGAGATCCACCGCCGCGATGTGCGCCTTTTCCCCCTTCGCCCGCGCATCGCGCGCGAGCCTCAGGCACGTCGCCCGCCCGATTCCGCTCGCTGCTCCCGTGACCAGTACCCGCATGAGACGCCTCCGGATATGTGAACTGACGGATCGCTTTGCCGCGCGTGGCCGCGCGGCCGTGAAACGCACGAAGTGTACCGCACTTTCATGCTATTGCTGAGCGGGTGAGCAGCGTCGCTCCTGCGGCGAGCGCGGCGACTCCGCGTCTCGCCGTCCTCGAGGTGTTGTCCGAGCCGTCGTACCGGCGGCTCTGGCTCTCCGGCCTCTTCGTCAATGCCGCGCGCTGGATGGACCTCATCGTGCTCGGCTGGCTCTCCTATCAGCTCACCGGCTCGCCCTTCATGGTGGGGCTCGCCGCGTTCGCGCGCTCGGCGCCCATGATGGCGCTGGGCCCGCTCGCCGGGATCGTGGCGGATCGCGCGCATCGCGGCCGCGTGCTCCTCGCCACCCAGACGCTCGGCCTCGTCACCGGGCTCACCCTCGCGCTGGTGTTCGCGCGGGGCGCGGGCGGCTACTGGCCCCTCGTCGGTCTCGAGGTGCTGTTCGGCGTGCTGTGGGCGCTCGACTTCCCGGCGCGCCGCACGTCGATCTTCACGCTGGTCGGCCCGCGCCGCGTCGCCAACGCGGTGTCGCTCGAGACCGTGTCGATGCAGGTGGCGAAGATCGGCGGCCCCGTGCTCGCCGGCGTGGGCTTGGCGCGCCTGGGCCCGGAAGCCTGCTTCGGGGCCATCGCGCTGCTCTACGCGCTGGGACTCCTCGTCTCGCTCGGGCTCCCCGCCCGCATCGGTGGCCCCGCGCGCAGCCCGCGCGCCGGCGTGCTCGCCACCCTCGCCGAGGGCGCGCGCACCGCCTGGGCCGAGCCCACCGTGCGTACGGTGCTGCTGATCACCGTGCTCATGAACACGCTCTTCTTTCCCTACCAGCACATGCTGCCCGTATTCGCCCGTCACGTGCTGGGCGGCGGGCCCGAGTTCCTCGGCGCCCTCGTGGCCGCCGACGGCCTGGGCGCGCTGCTGGGCGCGCTGGCCATCGCGTCCCAGCGGGGCTTCATCTCGCACCGGCGCCTGTTCGCCCTCTCGGTGCTGAGCGCGCCGTTTCTCCTTCTGGCCTTCTCGGCTTCGCGCTGGGGCGTGCTGTGTCTCGCCATCCTCCTGCTGATCGGCGCGCTCGAGTCCGGCTTCGCGGCCATGCAGAGCACGCTCGTGCTGCTGTCGGCGCCCGAGGCCTCGCGGGGCGGCGCCATGGGCATCCTCTCTGCGTGCATCGGCACCCAGCCGCTCGGCACCCTATGGATCGGGCTCCTCGCGACCACGGCGGGTGTGCCCCTCGCGATGGCCGCCAACGCCGCGCTCGCCCTCGCCCTGATCCTCCCCCTGGCGCTCTCGCTGGATCGGCTACGCAGTCGGGAAACTTGACAATCTGATGACGGGGCGGTGCCCCCGCCCCGTAAGATCCCGACGTCACTGCTCCGTCGCCGTGGCACTCGCCTTGCTGGACTCGGTATCGGCGAAGTCCCCCCACGCCTTGCGTCAGCGTAGGGATCCGACCTGTAGCGGTGCGCGATTCATATGCTGGCGGGGACTGACGGTGAGGTCCCAAGAGGACAAGGTGCGCAAGGTTAGGTGACGGAGCATGGTGCAACGCGGGCGAACGGACGCACGATGAGGACGGAGCATCTCCTCGACCGCGTGGGCGAGGCCACGGTGACCGCGCCGGCGTCCGGACACGTGACCATCCAGCCCATGACCCTGCTGCGCGACACGCGCATGGCGCTCTTGCAGCATCCGGACTCGCTGATGGAGTTCCCGCCGCTCGTGCTCGGGCCGCGCCCGCGCCTGCTCTTGGCGTGCGGTATCAAGAAGATCGCGTGGAGCCGTCTCCCTTCGGAGATCGCCTTCGAAGCGTCGATCCTCGTCGACGGCGAGGGCGAGACGCGCGTGCTCTCCGTCGGTCTCGATC
Encoded here:
- a CDS encoding FAD-dependent oxidoreductase, with product MPRERIVIIGASLAGATAAAGLREGGFEGDITLVGAEARPPYNRPPLSKGYLRGQEKFEDQLVKPADYYSGARIDLRLGARVTSVDPTRKHVSLEGGERLPYDKLLVTTGSRNRTLEAPGADLAGILQLRTVEDSDRIRSAAQRGRRAVLVGFGFIGCEVAASLRQMGVEVAAIDGHPVPLGRALGPEVGEVLGEIHRDKGVELVLDDGVAAFEGMGRVERVRTKKGRVLECDFVVAGIGIVPNVELLVSAGAGVDNGILVDEHCHTSLPDVWAAGDVANHMHPLFGRLRVEHWNHADRHGRAAARSLLGDDTPYDYVHSFWSDQYEHVIEYVGFARSWDRVVFRGRREERKLLAFYVKDGVLLAAAGIDRGGDPEDPQSDSELKIAVDLIRDRVPVDAGQLADESVGLRTLATARPTSRSDA
- the upp gene encoding uracil phosphoribosyltransferase gives rise to the protein MAGDVHVIDHPLVQHKLSLLRRKETSTSEFRALVAEIGMLLAYEVTRDLPTQATVVQTPLARMSASVLDGKKIVLVAILRAGTGILDGMLRILPSARVGHIGIYRDHATLAAVEYYAKVPKVMHDRDAIVMDPMVATGNSAVAAVNRLKETNPRSIKFVCLVSCPEGLRHFHAQHPDVPVYTAAVDSHLDDHGYIVPGLGDAGDRLFGTR
- a CDS encoding NAD-dependent succinate-semialdehyde dehydrogenase, which codes for MSIQTINPATGEVVEKFDPTSPAELERIVSGAHAAFQEWRAVPIVERAKPMREAARILRTRMTEFARTMTAEMGKPIAQGEAEAEKCAWTCEYYADHAEAMLRVDPRETDALRSYVRYDPLGVVLAIMPWNFPFWQVFRFAAPALMAGNGAILKHASNVSRCALQIEEVLRQAGFPRALFRTVLLESSAVSPLIADRRIAALTLTGSDVVGAKVAEQAGRELKKTVLELGGSDPFIVLGDADLAFTARGAADARLVNSGQSCIAAKRFIVVESVADRFLDLFKTELAARRMGDPLSRETQVGPQARLELRDALHRQVEESKKRGARVLLGGEIPKGPGAFYPPTLLAGVDKGMPAFDEETFGPVAAVIRAKDGMDAVHLANDSPFGLGASIWSRDLPGAEKLAAHVESGAVFVNGMVKSDPRLPFGGVKRSGYGRELSEFGIREFVNVKSVWVAAMGAAESSRSE
- a CDS encoding acetolactate synthase large subunit; the encoded protein is MKAADVIARCLENEGVRYVFGVPGEEILDIIDSLVDSRIQFVPTRHEQGAAFMADAWGRLTGRAGVCLATLGPGATNLATGIADANLDRAPLVAITGQAGRDRVHKESHQYVDIVESMRPLTKWNTRLETAAVAPEVIRKAFKLAESEKPGACHIEVPEDVADETAEGHPLSTERARRPSPDRAALQAAAQLIEDASFPLIFAGNGVVRGRAAGALRAFSRRHGIPVVNTFMAKGCLPYDDPLCLFTAGLQARDYVSCGFEKADLILSIGYDPVEYAPRFWNPERKKTIVHVDFTPAEVDSYYQPAVEVVADVRETLELLGDLVKGQKDPAPFAVLRRFILEQIEEGAGDDTFPIKPQRILRDLRSVMARDDVLISDVGTHKLWVARTFPAYEANTVLISNGYAAMGFALPAAIAARLAQPDQRVIAVCGDGGFLMNVQELETAQRLGVALVCVIFRDGGYNLIEWKQQNQKGRTAGVRFGNPDFVTLARAFGAKGITVGAPRDLVPALREAMAHPGVAIVDVPVDYGENARLTARLGQLVCPI
- a CDS encoding peroxiredoxin family protein, with product MAALRWGQPAPGFSLPSTLGRPVTLEEYRGQDVVLAFYCYDWGNIUTPELTGLGQAADELARRGAAMLAISGDSPFCHEAYMKARRFPFPLLSDVHRTAIAAYGVHDTDRNVAYRSTFVVDRDGNLRWGQAGDRQMVRESAEIFRVLDVIARLR
- a CDS encoding LLM class flavin-dependent oxidoreductase; translation: MPHRGLKFGIFLAPFHRVGENPTLSMDRDMELIEWMDHLGYDEVWVGEHHSAGWETIASPEVFIAAAAQRTRHIMLGSGVTSLPYHHPLMVANRFVQLDHMTRGRTMLGCGPGALPSDAYMMGIEPVTQRPRMDEALDAIMRLLRCEEPVTMKTDWFELREARLHLAPYTDPHFPIAVASTITPFGVMSAAKHGLGVLSIGAGLPGGPEALAGQWKIGEETAAKHGQTMDRKKWRVVVNTHVSDDDEGALRDVSKGERRETVTYFEETLGRPPGRSDDPLREGVKMGTTLVGSPDTVVRGIQRLQEYSGGGFGGVLFRAHEWANREQTLRSYELFARYVMPRFQGSLAAVEDSNAWARSNRKSIFGPNVEAVRRAFTDAGREIPAEYRERTVGARDLPEDKDGE
- a CDS encoding serine hydrolase codes for the protein MSWAGRTRRRPLSVVLLALAVLVLVALVYYGGRIILVGNGYVAKTVCSGVFVMGRSPQPVLDEEIHLNDPGILRLVAVDVDRSGGTVTSRLLGLGGRTAVFRQGLGCTLALGVTPRDLAARGLPLPGAMPATIRTPWPAPTGAPAAPLDPAAVTAALDEAFAEPGAIPSRRTRAVVVAQNGRVIAERYAPGYGADSPLPGWSMTKSVVNALVGVLVREGRLALDEPLRVPEWATVGDPRGAITLRQALQMSSGLQFSESYGNPLGDVLWMLFGTGDAARFAAGKSLTAPPGTQWSYASGTTNIIARALRRAVGGGDEDYWLFPRRALFEPLGMASAVLEPDAAGDFVGSSFMLATAQDWARFGTLYLQDGIWGDRRVLPEGWVTFSTAPAPAAPDGVYAAHFWRRLGRDAYAPSGEDRLPADAYHAIGHEGQIMTIIPSRRLVVVRLGLAVGRGAWDQAAFLRRLLGAR
- a CDS encoding LLM class flavin-dependent oxidoreductase, which translates into the protein MSVPVKLGMFTMPFHHPGKNYAQLLEEDREAVILADRLGFSEAYVGEHFSSWSERITSPLIFLATVIPLTTQIRLGTGVLNLPQVHPGLVAAHAAMFDQLSGGRFIMGIGPGGLVSDLEMFDVGQAELRPQMVQESIDIVLRLWAQDPPYEINGRFWKFALKDAIWPEFKVGYIPRPLQQPHPPIAISIITPNSSTAKVAGEKGWIPVSGNFFHKRYLRGHWEKYVEGCEAVGRRPDPGVWRVSRSVLVTESDAEAEEYLADPASGLSFYYKFFIHSFSLGRKALFMIKPDVDLPDAETTVDAVKRGMIIAGSPSRVLDQLVALREEIGPFGTLLMAGHDWDRPALWKRSMELLATRVMPRFTRD